tttccagggACAGTACAgtccttcaaagaaaaaaaaaaaagctagcatTTCTGTGATAAGTGAATTaaaacagtactgaaaatatgaaatgctACTTTCCATCCTTACCTATAAATTTACCTGGAAATATTTACCACTAAGAATACCAGACGAGTTTCCAGTCTCTAACTAGACTCCTTTTAAAAGAGCAACATACGCTGTTTAAAAGGAAGTTTTGGgaagaagggacccacaagagGTTATCTACTTAGATTTTAAGCTCCCATCTTCAATCATGCTTCCAAATACTAGAAAAAGCTATTATATACCATATTCTTTGGTAAGCATAGCCCTTGAAATCTTGGGTCTAACATTTAAAGAAAGCTAGCCAAAAATGTTTCATACTTCAAAAACTTGGTTAGCTAGTGCACAGACTACTCATCCCAAAAGTCAAATGATTAACTAACCCTacctaaaggaagaaaattaagtttcaaagagaaaactattttcaaaaatgaaaattactttatttttcactttgatATCCATAATCAAGACTACAACTGTTCAACAAGATAAACATGACAGTTATACAAaacatatgtaaatatttacagacTTAACtgtacaaaataatttaaagtttaCAAAAGTTTCATGCAACCTCTGTTGACTGACACAGTCTAGGAAATCTCCTTGGAGAAGTGTAAAAGatctttgaatttatttttttaatggttcaAAAAAAGGATGCTGCAAAGCTTCATCAAGAGTAATTCTTTTGGCTGGATCATATTCTAGCATCCTGCGAACAAGGTCAAACAGACTTTGATGATCTGTGTCTTGGCAATGCATGAATtcctgaaatgagaaaaaaaaagtatttgagagATCTTTCACAATTACAAATCTAATACAATAATCAAAATCCTCAGTCTTACCTTTAAAGGCTTACAGCGTCGCCTGACGTATCTACCTGCAGAGCTGTGTTCATCCCAGTCCAGTTGGTCATGGTGAAAATAGTGTTTTCTGCATgacaagaaaaatgattttaagatAGTTGAGACTATTTAATTCAGCTAAAGCTGACAATTTCTTACAACAGACTAGCAGGTAACAAGCCTGGaagtctttcttcattttcagaagcTCACAACTAACAATGGAAcctttaaaattccttttataATAGAAATATTATAAAGGCAACTTACTCCTTTTATATTGTACTTACCTGGATTTTTTGATCATGTGAGCTGGTAGAGGCCCTAGTATTCTTTCCATCATTGCCAAGTGTTCTTTACTATCATGTGTCtgtgtggaaaaaaagcaatgagCACACTCAGATTTTTCTACGCTCCGCCACTTGATAACACCACTCATCTATTAACAATATGCTTGACAGGGCATCACCATATTATCTTTAGACACCACGCGAAGTTTTGTATGAGTATGTTTACTTTATTCCTGATTTCAGCAGCACACTCAAACTCTAGACATGTTTCATTAGCCAAGAAGCTACAGTAGGTATCTTAAATAGTCTGAGGGAGATGTCCACACcatcatattttcatatatgCATGCTGCCTTTACAACCTCATCTCTGCAATACTTGAAACTTGTCAGGTTATGCCTTTCAAACTAATGGATAGGTAGATATTATTAAAAGATCAAAGTCAGAAGTCTGtaacaaaaacatttgatttAAATTCACATACACACCTGAAAAACTGTAAACCCCAGGTAATACTCAATTAGAATACATCCAATACTCCAAACATCACAAGGCTGCGACCATCCCAGTGCTGCAAAACAGGCGAAGTTGgtttactttttaatatattctcaAACCCTGTCATCCACAAAGGATATCCACAGTTTTCATGCTGATGCCTATTTCCCTCCCTCCATACCTCTTCCCAAACTTTGGTTGTtaaagagggaaaggaaagtgTTTGGACTTGTGTTCTTACAATATTTCTTTTACCCCTTACTCTCAAAAAATTTAACAGCACCATCTGTAAGAGATGACTGAATTGTTAGAACCATGAGCAACCACTCCAGTTTACAAAATAAAGACATCTGAATGAACTGTAATAAGCTGTCAGAAGGTCTGAAAGTCTCTACTGACCTAAGATAACCTCAGGAGCTCTGTAATGTCTTGTAGACACTAATGTGCTGTGATGTTCATCATCAAAAGTTGCACTTCCAAAATCAACAACTTTTAtgtctgtgttttttaaagtgCGTTCATCTCGCTTCTGTAAGAGAATGCCATTtgttagtatttttaaaagcatgctTAGGTAAAAGATACCACATTACCAGTCGAAATCATCTTTCAAGTTCCAGTTAACCATCATGCTAAAGATTAAACCTATGTAACAAAACACTCCTTTGCAATACATTGATTCCTTTTCAGCCCCAGCTCCAAGGAAGAAGAGCAGAGCACATAAAGCAATTTAATCTGAATACTCAAAGACAGGTGAATATCTAAAGCCCTGTCCACAGTAAGAGTTCCTTTTCTCTTTAGGTAACTAACTGAAGTTACTGTTGAGGTTAACAGTCTTGCTTTTTGCTATCCATTGGTACATTTGTATAATTCtatataatttttcatttatataattttaGCTCTTGAAAGCGAAttagtaaataaaaacaagcctCATGCATAAACTAGTTGTACTGATGCCcatactgcttttctgtttctaggAAGCTTCTGAACTTTGAAAAAAGAGCACcagaatagtttttttttttcttctcatagtACAGCCAAGTTCTCATCCTAACATTGCATGTCTTAAGTGTTTTCTTGAGGACTGATCAAGAACAGTCCTATTCTCAGCCCATGCCAATTATCAATGTCACATGTTGATCACAAAGGGAATTCATCTTGGCTACTAAGCCTGCGGAGCCAAGGGCTGCTACATGGCCTTCAGGGTAATCAAATAGAAAGCAAGACCTGACATACTTCTCAAAACTTACAGATACTTTAAAGAAAGGGATTCAAACAgctcattaaagaaaaatgaaggaaagaaatcttGCCAAATTTAAAGCCATTAACATAATGCTTCCTATTAATGCCAGAACTTCATTAAACAGCAAAGAATTTAGCTAATGATCAGATGAAACACTTCAGTTTGAATTGGAGCAATGTTACCAGCTTAGCAGAAATCCAACACGTCTCAAAGGACACAAGAAATCTAGGAAACAACTCTGATTATCACTTGACCTTTTTATGTGTAGAAAGACTACTTTTTAAGAAGAGCTCAGATGAAGAAGTTCAGTGCTGAGAGGAAAAACGAAAAACTTACCATTTTTGCATTGTACTTCACTATGTAATCAGACTCCACAAACAAGATATTTTCAGGCTTTAAATCGGTATGAGTTAATTTATTGTGATGTAAAACtacaaggaaaaaaggaagaaaatccatAATTAATACTCTGATTTCctaaagggaaaaagaataTAGAAACATATTTGACAAAAGTATTGAGATTTACTTACAGTTTATAGACTGGCAGATTTGATAAGCCATGTTTCTAATGTCATTAATATGAAATGGCAGAAAGCTGTTTTCCTTAATAAAATCATATGTGCTAAGTCCCAGCAGCTcaaaaacaatgcaaacatGGCCATGATGATCAAACCATTCCAGCATCTGAACACAGCGGCttgaaagagaaatatataAACACATGAAAACTCAATTTATTGAACCTTTTGCCAAGTCCTTAGCGTGCCATTCCCCTTTTACACTTACAAAGTGCTGCTTGGATCCATGGTGTTTAAGTGTTCCAATACCTGTATTTCTGAACGGGCTGCTTCCCGGTATCTACCAACATTTTTCACAATTTTAACTGCTACATGCATTCCTCtccttcaaaagaaagaaaagtaccACAAATTGAATCAATACTGTGAAATATCTACAGTCCCGAAGCATTCTGATTTTGATACAGTGAACGCAGATAAAGGTCACAGAGAATTTTGAGTTGGATTAGGGGAATGTGACTTAAGGacattgcaaagaaaaaatcagtatAAAAACGTTTCTGGTCAAGTTCATATACCCACAGCATATGCTACATAACCTACTTCTCAGTCTTATTATCTCATTTAAGGGAGAACAAGCATCAGGAATCTACCTGAAAGATGactcaaaaacaacaaagctcTCATTTGAAAAACATACTACAAAAATTTATCAGATTTCTGCAACTTGAGTAACTTCTGGCTCTTTTTCAGTGCTCCTATGGAATCAGGGGAAgtaagtaatttattttaatatctgaaCATTTTGTACTAGTGAAGACAGACCTGCACTCAGTGTAACATTCAAACGCTAATGCTATTACTTAAATGAAACAGATACACATAGGCCATTCTATCCTATTCACTAATGGACAATTTTTAATTGTCTCTGTAGAGTTAGATTCTAATGACTTAAGAACGCTGTCTGCCTTTACAACATGACCTCAAGCTCCTGAACAGTCTTAATTTGTGAAATGACCGAATACACCAAAGCCTTAGGAAACAAACTACAACTGCTTCTTTATACTGAAGTGCAGATATAAAACATACGGTTGATATAACTTGAATCTGGGTTTTATTAATTGTTTAAATGTCTCAGAATACACAAGTTGTAGAAATACACcaatttcttcttctccactGAGGATGCCATCACACTGAAGTTACCATGCTATCAAAAAAGCATGACTCGATTACTGCGCATGCAGAGAAAGCTGAAAGGATTAAGCCTGATTATGAAgactgaaggaaagaaatttaCAGCTTGAGCAGTTCCAAGCAGTTGCTTTCCACTAAGAATCAAAACTATATTCTCAGCATCTCACTGCATCATCCTCAGTCTCTTAATTCGTTTCCATACTCTCCGAACACCTGCACATCCTCTAGTTACGGCAACAGTGGTTGTAGAACCAGCCGAAAACCATAATGAAGGAACACAGTTCGTCCCTTTTTTAAAAGGGCAGATGATATCTACTTAGATAGATATATTCCTAATTCGGAGTTTATTCCATGTGCTTATACAACTTCTATAGAATATACAAAggtttatttttgaaaggaatCCTCTCTAGGCAGATGTTTCCCAAGACAAATGTGGTCAAGGAAGTTTAACGATAAAGACAGATTCTCAAAATCTAAGAGAAAAAGTagccaaaaatatttctctgtataCCATCTTGCATAAAGTTATAACATGCAAGGGCCTttcacagaggaaaaggagaaacaaaagaaCATTTATAGAATTGAAAGCAATGACTGAAGAACCTTAAAAATGATCAGGGAACAATACTGTTTCCATccaaaaaacctttaaaaattttCAACCAGAAGTCACCTGAAAAGGTaactcagatcaaaataaaaccagttctttttttaaatatactgcAACACTATCTGAACCACAACTTactttcttttgaagaaaagatTCTAGAACTTTCATTTCTGAGCTAAACAGCATTGTTTGTCACGAGATGTACTTACTGACACTTACATATCATGATCTATACACTCCACTACTTTTCCAAAAGCTCCTTCTCCTAAAGTCGCAACGATTTCATctaaaaagaacaaacacaagTTAGAATTATGCAACAACTTAACCAAGAATGAATATTACTAATGTAGATTTAAAAATGTGCCATTACAAAAGCATAATTACTTTAAATCTCAGCATCTGAATGTGTTATTTATTGGACAGTTGTCATGAAAACAGTtagccaaaaaaacaaaaacaaaaaactatctCTTGTTCTAATCTCAAGATTCAAGTTCATTTACTACTTGGAACTTTTTGAACACAGTACTTAAATTCTACAGAAAAGaagatatgcaaaaaaaaaataaaacaaaaaagcacaaaaaaaacaaaaaaagagcaatgaAGATTTCTTTAGCCCCCCTCCTCTGACATACTATTCTAAACAGATTTTTTGCTGAAAAGTTTTTAAGAAGTGTTGAAAAATGTTCTATACATCTTGCTCTTAGAACGTCTCCACTTTCACAGATCAGGTGACCCTCCTCATCATCCTCTACACTCCTGGATCTTTTCCTTCGGTGACTCTTCTGGAAACGGCACCAAGATCGTCCAGCCAATCAATATATCAGAGTGAATTCAGGGCAGAATACGCAATTCATTCAGCGGGGAGATATTCAGGCATTCAGTTACGCACCAGGCCACGAACAGTTGGCAGGAGCAATTTCAAATTCAGTCCCCAGAAATTCACAGGGCACAGTTTatgttacagaagaaaaacatggcaAGGAACAGATTTTCAGATAAATACTTAAAGTGAtaaggcaacagaaaaaaaaacaacacaattttGACTCTCAAACAGTGGCTTAATTGAAGACAGATTAAGACTGCAACGTCACTATTTCTAATACTTTGCTATCAAACAGCAAAaagcagttatttatttatatagctAAGCTTACAGTCAGGTGAAACGTTACTCTTTAAAACGTACAATTTTTGTCATCTAAATATTATCAGCTATCAAGTAATTTTACTTCCCTCATGTAAGGAGAGTGAAGAAAAATTACTCTCAAGCCCTTGATCTGCATTGCATAGTCTAATACAATTTGCCATTTCTATTGCAGAAATGTGATTGAAATACTTGGACCTGAAGATTTATCAGTAGGCATCACGCCAACAATGAGAAATTCACACAGCATGCCTTCAGAGAAGGCAAGCAGCAAGCTTATCCCACCTTCAGTAAGACATTAGCTGCCACTGGTCAGGCACATGACTTATCAAAATTTTCTGAAATCAGGCGTAGAATTGTGCAGCTTCTTCTGATCAATTTACCAGACATGCATGTTTCATACCCCCCGTTACATTAAAAAAGTACAttacttcaattatttttattaataggaTGGATGGCATCTCACAGCCTACTTGAAAAACAAGTAGTTCACTATGCTCTAAGACTGAAGTGATAACTGCACTGCAAAACAGCTCAGTTACCTGTCTTCACTTTCAAGATAACATTTTTCAGATTAATCCCCAGCGATCTAGCTGCTGGCCACCTAAATGCCCAGTGTGTAACTGGTGCTGATAATCCCCCCAATATCCTGATCCAAAACCTCAACTGAGAACATATTCATATGCTCACAATTGGATTCAATTACAAATCCTTTATTAATAAAGTATTTCCCCAAAGTACTGTGACCAGGAATTGAAGTTCTAGCACTTGCTTAAGAAGTCTATTACCACTAATTCATTAAtaataaagttaaaaattaCTCATACCGAATGTGATTGGTGACTGGAGCAATGATGTCTCTTATGCTTCCTTTTATGACTACTTTTCCTGCTCCGACCAGAGGATTTGCTATAGTGATGATGGTGACTCTTTTCATAGTCTCTGTGATAATGCCTGTGGTCATATACTTCACAGAAGTCATTTCTGTATTCCTCAACATATCTCCGGTCATGATGGTCTCTTTCATTTATGGCTCTATCGTCCAAATAatgactgaaaatatattttaagtgaATGTTCTCCACTTCAAAAACTTGAGGTTCCAACAAGATAAGTGATTGAGCTGAGTTACAGAGTTACACAGTATCTGTCTTTACAACAAGAAAGTTTTCTAATCAACTCCCTCCTCAAAAGAAGTGGAGCTTTTCTCATTACTTTATTGGGATCTAATGACATTGTCAGTCCAAAATACATAGCCATCCACAGGAACAATATATCATCAGTCCACAGTTTGCACAGTAATAAAGAAATTCGGCCTCAAAAAGTAGAGAGACTTCCTAAATATACCAAGCAACTCAAATACAATTTCCGAAGACACAATATCAAATGCTCTTAATACAGTAATAATCCTTCTACGGTTTCAAAgctcaaaacatttaaaaaaaataaaacctggagATTCTGAGGTAAGCAGCATTGATCTTAGTACTCTACCCTGAACATTAAATACTTCAGGAAGTATCTGGATCAAGGATCTTCtctgcccagaaaaaaaataaattaagaaagcTGCAGAGGCAAAGAGCCCCCATATTGCTGTACACCTACCCCTTCCAGCATTTTATAAGCATGAGTATGAGCTCTTAAAAGAGTTCCATGGGATCTTCTTCtcaagggaaaaacagaaaaacacatccTTCCAGTGAAAGCAGTGtgggagaaaaagcaaaccaCCTCCAAATTAGTAAGAGAAATCTAACTCATACTTACCACTGCATTAAATGACTAAACAAaccttctcttcccctccttctgcTCACATTAAGTAAACAAACAGACATACTTTTCACTTGAAATTTAATATTGAATATATTCAATGCCAACACTTAACTgatgacagagaaacaaactagtaagcattcactgtttttattaaagaacTTCTATTTAGTGATTCGGGTACTGTGTTAACAAAACCAACTACCTCTTCAGCTTGTCTTAAGTGAGTCAAACTTAAAAGACTCACCAGCTCTGGGCATTTAAAACCTCATATCCTGAAAGTCTGTTTATTTTAGGCACATTAAGAAATTATCACTACACGATTCAGAGTCTTGTACCTTTCCGAAACGTGATTTGGCTTATAGTGCTTGCTTTCTTGTCCACTACTGTGGGACCTTTTCCTGCGTTTacggctgctgctgtgctttcttTGATCCCAGCTCCTTCTATCATCCCACTCAGGGCAATGAGATTGTTTTGAGTGCCGCATCTTCCactaaacaaacagaaacaaaaacacaacaaaaaaaaaacacataaaagacAGAAGTGTTACACTGGGATTTGTAGTTTTAAGTCAGATCTAGAAAGAACCATTTCCTCAATCCTCTTTCCTTAGTTTTGCCCATGCACTACTTTGTTTTTGGGTGAGCAGAGTTACCAACACTGTTACAAAACACAATTCAGGATTAAATAGGCCAGCTCATCTTCACTAATAGCTTCAAACATGTTATTAAAGTCTGTTTTAAATAAACTCTCAGGTGACTAAAGAGAACCATTTCCTTAAATAGCCTCCCATGGGGAGGGGCCTTAATCTTCAAATATTCTCTCtgaaaaaatcacagatttGGTTCTTTACATTGTACACAAATTACTACATGAAAACCAAGTATGTCCAACTAGCCTAAAACCTCTCTCACAAACCTCTTTACAAATCACTATTAAACAGAGatgtttaattttctattttttttttaagttgtagcGACAATCACACAAACATTGATAACTTAATAATATAATTGCAGTCCTATAAACCAAACCACTATTTTTGAGGTCTGTTAGCACACGAGTAAGCAGTTGTTTTACAATACAGCTGATTTGCCAAAGACAAAACCCACCAGCTCCTGTTGCTGGACGTTATATGCAGGAATTCTGTGTTCAAACAGGTACATgcacaactgaaaaagaaagcaaaacacagctgtAGGATTAGGAACATATCAAAAGCAACCACAGTCATCCTTtagcagaaaaattaaaaacaagaaaaatcttaTATATCTGTTTCAGCGTATTCTAAAGAATTAACTACGAAAGGACAAGAAAGATTTCCATTGCATTTGTTGACAGGAAGAAAAGTAGTTTAGAAAGAAATATAGCACTAAAAAATAGTGATATATCGCTGTGCAAATTGACACAGAGCAACAATGGTTGCCTCCACACCAACTAGGGGCATGAAGAAGGGGACTTTTAGAGCAAGTGAATGCTCACGTAAATGGCAGgcttcttctgaaaaagaagtTTTCTGACAAGTCAGCAGTTCACAAATTAATGCCTATATCAGtatgttctctttttttctttttacagtaaTCTGTTTTAAACTCTGCAAAAATACGTGACTGGTGCAACCTTTGAATCAGTCACGATGCAAGTTGCCTAAAAATCTTTCTCATTTACCATGCAttagtaagaaataaaaatactaatgcATAAGGACCAATCATCGATCCTAAAGAAACAAGATAAAATCTGTTACTCCTGCATCTACAGGCCTGATTTTCTTATCTTCTTACCTAATTCAGCAGccatttttctctattttcgACCTACACAACTCAAGTTACGAAACACACCCGATTTCAGTTATGGCACTTCCGAGGTGAGAAGTGCTCTGTGCCCCACGCCCTACTCACTAATAGGTGAATTCAGGATCTCACCTATGACCCCTCCCCAGTTTGCCAGAAAGCAGCCTGAAAGAAAGCCCTGTAATGGATAAATAAATACCTTAATAAAAGCCCCGTGAAAGAATGCTGCAgagggaggttttggggtggaaaaaTAACCACAGAAACCTCGAGAAAAAGGTTTGGTTGAAGATTAACTGCTACTTAACTACACTTTAGTGCTCAGAGAATGAGCAAAATCTAGACAGAATTTGCATGTTCTTGGCTAAAGGAGCCAAGCAAATGCAAACTGGCAAGTAATTGTTAGAAAATCGATCTGTGCGAGACCCAAAACGGCCAAAACCCATTTTACCGTAGGATCCAtcttagatttaaaaaaaataaaaaaaaatgcccttcCTCTAAATTTCTGCTGAGGCGCCTCAGTTACGTAACGCCGCCAGCCGCCTTCCCCACACGCGGCCCTGCGCAGCGCCAGGCCCGGGGCAGCTCGAGGGCCGCCCTCGCCCCCGCGCCGTGCCACAGGGCTCCCtagggcccccccccccacacaagaataaaataaaaataataaataataattaaaaaaaaacgcCCAGGGAAGGCCGCAGCGGCCCTGCGGCGAGCTGCACACGcagcactttttaaaatgcagctggCAGGCGGCGCAGGGCAAAGGCCTCGCTGCGCCAGCACCGAGCCCGCCGGGCCTGGGAACAGGGGGGGGGAACGGGCAGGCCCCCAGCAgccgccccctgcccctgcccagctccagccgccacccccagccccctcccggCCGGGGGAGGTCAGGCtcggccccgccgctccccccgGGCAGGCCCcggccccctcagccccctcagccGCCTCAGCCGCCCGTACccgcgcggccccggccccctcagggccccgctgccccctcagcccctcaggCAGCCGCTGCGCCCCGCGGCCTCCCCCCGCTTGGAGCAgagaggggcaggagggagaaggagcCCCCGGTGGGGAAGGAGCCCGCCGCTTACCGCTGAGCACCGAGGCGAGcgagccccgcggccgccctGCGCGCCCCAACAAAATggcggccgccgccccgcgccccgcagctccttcctcctcctcctcctcctcctcctcctcctcctcctcctcgccccgcCCACCTCCGGCGGCGCCGTGCGCGGTGACGTCACGCGGCCGCACAACGGCTCGGCCCCGCCCCCTGCGGCGCCCAGGGGCAGAGCgcggggggcgctgaggggactgaggggaaggggggggggggccctgagggggcCCTGGGGAAGGTCCCGGGCACGGTCCCGGCTGGGAGCTCCGAAGCAGCTCCGTCAGATGGCACTGAACAGAGGAATTGCTGCTGACACACCGCAGCACTGAGCGAGCCGTGTGTGTGCAGTGAGCCCCCAAAGCGCTTGGTACCGAAAGGGAGAGGCACCTTTGGTTTTGTGCTCCTAAAACTTCCATTAAAGTTCTCCCGCCAGCGAGtgtaaaataagcatttaaacCTGCTTTTCACTAcattgaaaaacacatttctctttttttaagatgagaaaGTAACATACAGAGCGTTGATGGCCATTTGGTTTCCCTCAGTTTTTAAAAGCCCTCGTTACCTCACGGCCCTCACCGTTCCTCAGCGTGGCCTTGGTGCCCCTGGTTTGCTATTTTACCGTGTAAGTGAGCGGCCATTACTTACAAAGACAGCACCAACATCTGCAAAACATCTTCCCAACATCCACCGATACGTCCCTGCCTTAGCCATGCTCTCAGAGCACAAGCAACATGAGGGAGATGAGGAGGGACGAAGCAAAGCACACGGCGA
The genomic region above belongs to Anas platyrhynchos isolate ZD024472 breed Pekin duck chromosome 14, IASCAAS_PekinDuck_T2T, whole genome shotgun sequence and contains:
- the CLK4 gene encoding dual specificity protein kinase CLK4, whose protein sequence is MYLFEHRIPAYNVQQQELWKMRHSKQSHCPEWDDRRSWDQRKHSSSRKRRKRSHSSGQESKHYKPNHVSESHYLDDRAINERDHHDRRYVEEYRNDFCEVYDHRHYHRDYEKSHHHHYSKSSGRSRKSSHKRKHKRHHCSSHQSHSKSHRRKRSRSVEDDEEGHLICESGDVLRARYEIVATLGEGAFGKVVECIDHDMRGMHVAVKIVKNVGRYREAARSEIQVLEHLNTMDPSSTFRCVQMLEWFDHHGHVCIVFELLGLSTYDFIKENSFLPFHINDIRNMAYQICQSINFLHHNKLTHTDLKPENILFVESDYIVKYNAKMKRDERTLKNTDIKVVDFGSATFDDEHHSTLVSTRHYRAPEVILALGWSQPCDVWSIGCILIEYYLGFTVFQTHDSKEHLAMMERILGPLPAHMIKKSRKHYFHHDQLDWDEHSSAGRYVRRRCKPLKEFMHCQDTDHQSLFDLVRRMLEYDPAKRITLDEALQHPFFEPLKK